In Immundisolibacter sp., the following proteins share a genomic window:
- a CDS encoding FecR domain-containing protein has protein sequence MTGNFRRPAAAAGVLLYLLGVATAQACEHQLARLASAHGQVEAQRVAHADWRPAAVGETFCEDVSVRVGDGGSAALELANDTLLRLGGLSAVSIRRHPNAATPTVRIERGRGHFLSRTRQRFDASTPYLNAAIDGTEFLLVAAPAADELALFEGRVTVEGRQLVPGQSLRVSPGGSELRLAVRSREGLEWALHYPPLATTAALREAQARLAAGDAGAAAQLAETAASEAGPAERAQARALQTVIAIAQGDTAAADRFSAEAVTLAGDQPNAWLARSYAQQALFDLPAARRSAARAAELAKGDELPTLRLAELELASGNYRAARRLAQPAVRGPQAALALRTLGFADLAADDAASAQASFEQAAALDPLDPLSRLGLGLALIRQNRLAAGRRQMEIAVSLDPGQSLLRSYLAKAYLSEQRSHPAQAELGRAKALDPADPTPWFYEALGLLADNRPVEALASLEESVKRNDNRAVYRSQLQLDEDLAARQAGAGRVYEALGFSQLAQRRGAESLAADPADFSAHRLLADSYLGVPDHETGRLSELLQAQLWQPQSVLPLQPQARAEDLAIRQGAVSLQSGLNEYTPLFVRDGVTALASAVGGGDDLFSDDLMATVLAGPLSISAAQFHYETDGFRDNADQKIDLYDLFAHWRVTPDTSVQVEARRSREERGDIGLYPFDDVASPTLRQFRDRDTYRLGLRHDWAPGNSTLVSVQRERVDEGQDFDVDIVLPVGPITLPVKNRGATEPLLAEAQQLIRGTDSRLLLGGGYYRENGNIDINGLVLDQRTRYHTGYAYGYLGGPAGMRWTLGLAVDAVDADVIDKTRISPKLGLVWTLDERTTLRAAVLRSVDRALIGKGTIEPVQVAGFVQFFDDVIGTRSDRYALGLDRRLADGLDVGMEATWRDLRMPYLDFLAGRQLSDAHQQLHRLYAYWAAAPRWALRAEYLYQKDRYREDFPLIVESGNWGILDLRTHSLPLAVRYSHPSGWLADFAVTGYRQSGDFLFTTRGERRHAQDSFWLSDARLAYRLPRRLGLVSVGVQNLFDTRVQFQDTDPKNPQLQPRRQIYASVSLMLD, from the coding sequence TTGACTGGGAATTTCCGGCGCCCGGCCGCAGCTGCCGGCGTGCTGCTGTACCTGCTGGGTGTGGCGACGGCGCAGGCCTGCGAGCATCAGCTGGCCCGGCTGGCCAGCGCCCACGGCCAGGTCGAGGCGCAGCGGGTGGCACACGCCGACTGGCGCCCGGCAGCCGTCGGCGAGACCTTCTGTGAGGATGTGTCGGTACGCGTCGGCGACGGCGGCAGCGCGGCGCTCGAACTGGCGAACGACACCCTCCTGCGCCTGGGCGGCCTGAGCGCCGTGTCCATTCGCCGGCACCCCAACGCAGCCACGCCGACGGTACGCATCGAGCGCGGCCGCGGGCACTTTCTGAGCCGCACCCGCCAGCGTTTCGATGCCTCGACGCCGTACCTGAATGCCGCCATCGACGGCACGGAGTTCCTGCTCGTTGCGGCGCCCGCAGCCGACGAGCTGGCGCTGTTCGAGGGCCGGGTGACGGTCGAGGGCCGGCAACTGGTGCCCGGCCAGAGCCTGCGTGTGAGCCCCGGCGGCAGTGAGCTGCGCCTGGCAGTCCGCAGCCGCGAGGGCCTGGAGTGGGCGCTCCATTACCCGCCGCTGGCCACGACGGCTGCCCTGCGCGAGGCACAGGCGCGGCTGGCCGCGGGCGATGCCGGGGCCGCGGCGCAACTTGCCGAGACGGCGGCGAGCGAGGCCGGGCCGGCCGAACGGGCGCAGGCGCGGGCCTTGCAGACGGTGATCGCGATTGCCCAGGGCGATACGGCCGCCGCCGACCGGTTCAGTGCCGAGGCGGTCACGCTGGCCGGCGATCAGCCCAATGCCTGGCTGGCACGCTCATATGCCCAGCAGGCGCTGTTCGACCTGCCGGCGGCCCGGCGCTCGGCGGCGCGCGCCGCCGAGTTAGCGAAGGGCGATGAGCTGCCTACCCTGCGCCTGGCCGAACTGGAGCTGGCCAGCGGCAATTACCGGGCAGCGCGCCGCTTGGCGCAGCCGGCCGTGCGCGGACCGCAGGCAGCGCTGGCGCTGCGCACGCTCGGCTTCGCCGATCTGGCAGCCGATGACGCGGCGTCCGCGCAGGCGAGTTTCGAGCAGGCGGCAGCGCTCGATCCGCTGGACCCGCTGTCGCGTCTGGGCCTGGGCCTGGCGCTGATCCGCCAGAACCGGCTGGCCGCCGGACGCCGGCAGATGGAGATCGCGGTCAGTCTCGATCCGGGCCAGTCCCTGCTGCGCAGCTATCTGGCCAAGGCCTACCTGTCGGAGCAGCGCAGCCATCCGGCACAGGCCGAACTGGGCCGCGCCAAGGCCCTCGACCCGGCCGACCCGACGCCGTGGTTCTACGAGGCGCTCGGCCTGCTGGCCGACAACCGGCCGGTCGAGGCCCTGGCCTCGCTCGAAGAATCCGTGAAACGCAATGACAACCGCGCCGTCTACCGCTCGCAGCTGCAGCTGGACGAGGACCTCGCGGCGCGTCAGGCGGGCGCCGGCCGTGTCTACGAGGCTCTCGGTTTCAGCCAGCTGGCGCAGCGGCGCGGCGCGGAATCGCTGGCCGCCGATCCTGCCGATTTTTCCGCCCATCGCCTGCTGGCCGACAGTTATCTGGGCGTGCCCGATCACGAAACCGGCCGCCTGTCGGAGCTCCTGCAGGCCCAGCTGTGGCAGCCACAAAGCGTGCTGCCGCTGCAACCGCAGGCGCGCGCCGAGGATCTGGCCATCCGCCAGGGCGCGGTGTCGCTGCAAAGCGGCCTGAACGAGTACACGCCGCTGTTCGTGCGCGATGGGGTAACGGCGCTGGCAAGCGCCGTCGGCGGCGGCGATGACCTGTTCAGCGACGATCTGATGGCCACCGTGCTGGCCGGGCCGCTGTCGATTTCGGCGGCGCAGTTTCATTACGAAACCGACGGCTTTCGGGACAACGCCGACCAGAAGATCGACCTATACGACCTGTTCGCCCACTGGCGCGTGACGCCGGATACCAGCGTGCAGGTCGAGGCGCGACGCAGCCGCGAGGAGCGCGGCGACATCGGCCTGTACCCGTTCGACGATGTGGCTTCGCCAACGCTGCGCCAGTTCCGGGATCGCGACACCTATCGCCTGGGCCTGCGGCACGACTGGGCGCCCGGCAACAGCACGCTGGTGTCGGTGCAGCGCGAGCGCGTGGATGAGGGGCAGGATTTCGATGTCGACATCGTGCTGCCGGTCGGGCCGATCACGCTCCCGGTCAAAAACCGCGGCGCCACTGAGCCCTTGTTGGCCGAGGCGCAGCAGCTGATCCGCGGTACTGACAGCCGTCTGCTGCTGGGCGGTGGCTATTACCGCGAGAACGGCAACATCGACATCAACGGCCTCGTGCTCGATCAACGCACGCGTTACCACACCGGTTACGCCTACGGCTATCTGGGCGGGCCCGCCGGCATGCGATGGACCTTGGGGCTGGCGGTGGATGCGGTGGACGCAGACGTCATCGACAAGACCCGCATCAGCCCCAAGCTTGGGCTGGTCTGGACGCTCGACGAGCGCACCACGCTGCGGGCCGCGGTACTGCGGTCGGTCGACCGGGCGCTGATCGGCAAGGGCACCATCGAGCCGGTGCAGGTGGCCGGCTTCGTGCAGTTCTTCGACGACGTGATCGGCACGCGCAGCGACCGCTATGCGCTGGGTCTCGACCGGCGGTTGGCCGATGGACTCGACGTCGGCATGGAGGCGACCTGGCGTGATTTGAGGATGCCTTATCTGGATTTTCTGGCCGGTCGGCAACTCAGCGACGCCCATCAGCAACTGCACCGGCTGTACGCGTACTGGGCAGCCGCCCCGCGCTGGGCGCTGCGCGCCGAGTACCTCTACCAGAAGGACAGGTACCGAGAAGATTTCCCGCTGATCGTCGAGTCCGGCAACTGGGGCATCCTTGACCTGCGCACCCACAGCCTGCCGCTGGCGGTGCGCTACAGTCACCCGTCGGGGTGGTTGGCCGATTTCGCTGTCACCGGCTATCGGCAAAGCGGCGATTTCTTGTTCACTACCCGCGGCGAGCGCCGTCACGCGCAGGACAGCTTCTGGCTGAGCGACGCGCGCCTGGCCTACCGCCTGCCGCGTCGATTGGGGCTGGTGAGCGTGGGCGTGCAAAACCTGTTCGATACCCGGGTGCAGTTTCAGGACACCGACCCAAAAAATCCGCAGCTGCAGCCCCGGCGTCAGATCTATGCCAGCGTCAGCCTGATGCTGGACTGA
- a CDS encoding adenylate/guanylate cyclase domain-containing protein, whose product MNRAIIWPEVGATQTRGAGRRRVLRQGLLLATAAWVAGLAAWQLPGADRLERELTLPWLFASRGPLPEPAEAVIFAIDSSSAARLGLPSRFADWPRRIYAELIRRAAAGGASVIAIDVFFARARLGDGDAALASAIAEAGNVVLFGQMKRQVQALPGAGADAQLQIDTLHRPYSAFADAAAAVAPFVLPKSPARVDTVWVQHPAAPGLATLPAAALRVQAGDIDCPVGAAATPVQRAACELARGPQERMLNFYGPPRSVRIVSAADVLAGEAPDLAGRAVFVGHVEPYFPNQTDSFLTAVSRPDGLDLSGVEIAATAYLNALRNEFLVPASPLAVTAGLLLTALGLAGAFMPLRPPAAGALALGLAGGAGMAVLTAFGHLHLWLPLAPWLAQIVVALLGALALRARHSGRERAQVAAEFRHYLPAHVVRQIARASADAPARPAATQQQAVCLVSDAAGYATLAEHLPPGQLRELMNRYYATLLAPISAHGGMVTDIVGDSALALWPIKRANLAQRLRACRAALDIQAVLTAFEVPGGGGLPTRIGLHVGELMLGPVGALDHFEYRAIGDAVNTASRIEGLNKHLGTRILASAATISGLPGIDHRRLGRFQLAGKAQALDIHELLPVPSAAQAAARAPFAAALGAFQAGDAVSARRDFQAALAIDPGDTVAAFYLKILHGLLQGLGDKLPKDGVIVVPK is encoded by the coding sequence GTGAATCGCGCGATTATCTGGCCCGAAGTTGGCGCGACGCAAACCCGCGGCGCAGGGCGCCGCCGCGTATTGCGGCAGGGTCTGTTGTTGGCGACGGCGGCATGGGTGGCCGGGCTTGCGGCCTGGCAACTGCCCGGCGCCGACCGACTGGAGCGTGAATTGACCCTGCCGTGGCTGTTTGCCAGTCGCGGTCCGCTGCCTGAGCCGGCCGAAGCGGTGATCTTCGCCATCGACAGTTCGTCGGCAGCGCGTCTTGGGCTGCCGTCGCGCTTTGCCGACTGGCCGCGGCGTATTTACGCCGAGCTGATCCGGCGCGCAGCCGCGGGCGGGGCCAGCGTGATTGCGATCGACGTGTTCTTCGCCCGGGCACGCCTGGGTGATGGCGATGCGGCGCTGGCCTCCGCCATCGCCGAGGCCGGCAACGTGGTGCTGTTCGGGCAGATGAAGCGCCAGGTGCAGGCCCTGCCCGGTGCCGGAGCCGACGCGCAGTTGCAAATCGACACCCTGCACCGACCGTACAGTGCCTTTGCCGATGCCGCGGCGGCGGTGGCGCCCTTCGTGCTGCCCAAGTCCCCGGCGCGCGTGGATACGGTCTGGGTCCAGCACCCGGCGGCGCCTGGCCTGGCCACGCTGCCGGCCGCCGCGCTGCGGGTGCAGGCCGGCGACATCGATTGTCCAGTCGGCGCAGCGGCAACGCCCGTGCAGCGGGCAGCCTGTGAGCTCGCGCGCGGCCCGCAGGAACGGATGCTCAATTTCTACGGGCCGCCGCGCAGTGTGCGCATCGTGTCGGCGGCCGATGTCTTGGCGGGCGAGGCGCCCGATCTGGCCGGCCGGGCGGTATTCGTCGGCCACGTCGAGCCGTATTTTCCGAACCAGACCGACAGCTTCCTGACCGCCGTCAGCCGCCCCGACGGGCTTGATCTGTCGGGGGTCGAGATTGCCGCGACGGCGTACCTGAATGCGCTGCGGAACGAGTTTCTGGTGCCGGCCTCGCCGCTCGCCGTGACTGCCGGCTTGCTGCTCACCGCGCTGGGGCTGGCCGGCGCGTTCATGCCCTTGCGCCCGCCAGCCGCCGGCGCCCTGGCGCTGGGGCTGGCCGGCGGCGCCGGCATGGCGGTGCTGACTGCCTTCGGTCACCTCCATCTGTGGCTGCCACTGGCGCCCTGGCTGGCGCAGATCGTGGTCGCGCTGCTGGGCGCGCTGGCCCTGCGTGCCCGCCACAGCGGCCGCGAGCGGGCGCAGGTGGCGGCCGAGTTTCGCCACTATCTGCCGGCCCACGTCGTGCGTCAGATCGCGCGAGCCAGCGCCGATGCGCCGGCCCGCCCGGCAGCCACCCAACAACAGGCGGTATGTCTGGTCAGCGACGCTGCTGGCTACGCGACGCTGGCAGAACACCTGCCGCCCGGCCAGCTGCGCGAGCTGATGAACCGCTACTACGCGACCCTGCTGGCGCCCATCAGCGCCCACGGCGGCATGGTGACCGACATCGTGGGTGATTCGGCGCTGGCGCTGTGGCCGATCAAGCGCGCGAACCTCGCGCAGCGGCTGCGGGCATGCCGGGCCGCACTGGACATTCAGGCGGTTTTGACGGCGTTCGAGGTGCCCGGCGGCGGCGGGCTGCCCACCCGCATCGGCCTGCACGTCGGCGAGCTGATGCTCGGTCCGGTCGGTGCGCTCGATCACTTCGAGTACCGCGCCATCGGCGACGCGGTGAACACCGCCAGTCGCATCGAGGGCCTGAACAAGCATCTGGGCACCCGGATACTGGCCAGCGCGGCGACCATCAGCGGGCTGCCGGGAATCGACCATCGGCGCCTCGGGCGCTTCCAGCTGGCCGGCAAGGCGCAGGCCCTCGATATCCATGAGCTGCTGCCCGTACCCAGCGCTGCGCAGGCCGCTGCGCGAGCGCCGTTTGCGGCGGCGCTGGGCGCCTTCCAGGCCGGCGATGCCGTCAGCGCGCGGCGTGACTTTCAGGCGGCGCTGGCGATCGACCCGGGTGACACGGTGGCCGCCTTCTACCTCAAAATCCTGCATGGGCTGCTGCAGGGGCTGGGTGATAAGCTGCCCAAGGACGGCGTGATCGTGGTGCCCAAGTAG
- a CDS encoding Crp/Fnr family transcriptional regulator, giving the protein MLSQLAQFSILQPLSDADLQRLLQLGQVRTAPAGHLLIGENEASTAVYFLLSGEARVFITGADGREATVNTLKAGSWFGELAILGDGLRSASVIATAPSRLLSVPGPLLRGILVRYPEATERLLETLGRRIRGLTETVRGFALGDVYQRLAQLFGELAVERDGERFIPDPPPQRELAARCGASREMVARVLRELRKGGYVQTSRQRIVLKKPLPARF; this is encoded by the coding sequence ATGTTGTCGCAACTGGCACAGTTTTCCATTCTGCAGCCCCTGTCGGATGCCGACCTGCAACGCCTGCTGCAACTTGGTCAGGTGCGCACGGCGCCCGCCGGCCACCTCCTGATCGGCGAGAACGAGGCCAGCACGGCAGTGTATTTCCTGCTCTCGGGCGAGGCGCGGGTGTTCATCACCGGCGCCGACGGCCGGGAAGCGACGGTCAATACCCTCAAGGCCGGCAGCTGGTTCGGCGAGCTGGCCATCCTGGGCGACGGGCTACGCTCGGCATCGGTCATCGCTACTGCTCCTTCGCGCCTGCTGAGCGTGCCAGGCCCGCTGCTGCGCGGCATCCTGGTGCGTTATCCGGAAGCGACCGAGCGTCTGCTCGAAACCCTCGGGCGGCGCATCCGCGGCTTGACCGAGACCGTGCGCGGCTTCGCGCTGGGCGATGTCTATCAGCGCCTGGCGCAGCTGTTTGGCGAGCTGGCGGTTGAGCGGGACGGCGAGCGCTTCATCCCCGATCCGCCGCCGCAGCGCGAGCTGGCGGCGCGCTGCGGCGCCTCGCGGGAGATGGTGGCACGGGTGCTGCGCGAGCTGCGCAAGGGCGGCTATGTCCAGACCAGCCGGCAGCGGATCGTGCTGAAAAAACCTTTGCCGGCGCGGTTTTGA
- a CDS encoding aromatic-ring-hydroxylating dioxygenase subunit beta, translated as MTVITDPGLLARVDALQQAYAHALDRRDMQGWLACFAGTGRYELTSAENVRMGLPVGMMLDDCHERLRDRVKYVNEVWNSVVEHYQARHLLSRDLCAWGDDGAIAASTNFSVFYTNSEGKSALLAVGHYEDLIVDEGGALRFASKRAVMDTAVPPRYIIYPL; from the coding sequence ATGACCGTGATTACCGATCCCGGCCTGCTGGCGCGGGTGGATGCCCTGCAGCAGGCCTATGCGCATGCGCTCGACCGGCGCGACATGCAAGGCTGGCTGGCCTGCTTTGCCGGCACCGGCCGCTACGAACTGACCTCGGCCGAGAACGTGCGGATGGGGCTGCCGGTCGGCATGATGCTGGACGACTGCCACGAGCGCCTGCGCGATCGGGTCAAGTACGTGAACGAGGTCTGGAACTCGGTCGTCGAGCATTACCAGGCGCGGCACCTGCTGTCGCGCGACCTGTGCGCCTGGGGCGACGACGGCGCTATCGCCGCCAGCACCAATTTCTCGGTGTTCTACACGAATTCCGAGGGTAAATCGGCGCTGCTGGCGGTGGGGCATTACGAGGACCTCATCGTCGACGAGGGCGGCGCGCTGCGCTTTGCCTCCAAGCGGGCCGTGATGGATACGGCGGTGCCGCCGCGCTACATCATTTATCCGCTTTGA
- a CDS encoding aromatic ring-hydroxylating dioxygenase subunit alpha, whose amino-acid sequence MNAPSRDLPIRAWTDHTRIPYALYTDEAIYRQELERIFYGPFWQPVALEAELPAVNDYKTIVVGETPLIVTRTGADEFAVMVNACAHRGVQITTDFKGTATDFSCPYHAWAYDNCGNLRKVPGEERFPENFDKRHYGLRRLRAVLWNQVVWATFDEATPPIDEFFGEVADSIRAALGGGERKLKLLGYQKIIFNCNWKVYMDNDGYHAGLLHTAFRMLNYQGGTAPLVADGFAGHWGAHYGAQRMVDNGYLADPTLVFTEGDEKTAAVNLLRPVTQVVKHLNAINFRFGRPLGPTKTEVHYTYLGFADDPPELLQHRIRQSANLLGPSGFVSIEDGSMFERVQKAMGAPGGEINFLKGLKDSPDGHRSLQNDEAGNTPWWAYYKQVMGL is encoded by the coding sequence ATGAACGCACCCAGCCGCGACCTGCCGATCCGGGCATGGACCGACCACACGCGCATTCCCTACGCCCTCTACACGGACGAGGCGATTTATCGCCAGGAACTGGAGCGGATCTTCTACGGGCCGTTCTGGCAGCCGGTGGCGTTGGAGGCGGAACTGCCGGCCGTCAATGACTACAAGACCATCGTGGTTGGTGAGACACCGCTGATCGTCACCCGCACCGGCGCCGACGAATTCGCGGTCATGGTCAACGCCTGCGCTCACCGCGGGGTGCAGATCACCACCGACTTCAAGGGCACGGCGACCGACTTCAGCTGTCCGTACCACGCATGGGCTTATGACAACTGCGGCAATCTGCGCAAGGTACCCGGCGAGGAGCGCTTCCCCGAGAACTTCGACAAGCGCCACTACGGCCTGCGCCGGCTGCGCGCGGTGCTGTGGAACCAGGTGGTATGGGCGACCTTCGACGAGGCCACGCCGCCGATCGACGAGTTCTTCGGTGAGGTGGCCGATTCCATCCGCGCCGCGCTCGGCGGCGGCGAGCGCAAACTCAAGCTGCTCGGCTACCAGAAGATCATCTTCAACTGCAACTGGAAGGTATACATGGACAACGACGGCTACCACGCCGGCCTGCTCCATACCGCCTTTCGCATGCTGAACTACCAGGGCGGCACGGCGCCGCTGGTGGCCGACGGCTTCGCCGGGCACTGGGGGGCGCACTACGGCGCCCAGCGCATGGTCGACAACGGTTACCTCGCCGACCCGACGCTGGTGTTCACCGAGGGCGACGAGAAAACCGCTGCCGTCAACTTGCTGCGCCCGGTGACGCAGGTGGTCAAGCACCTGAATGCCATCAATTTTCGCTTCGGCCGCCCGCTCGGGCCGACCAAGACCGAGGTGCATTACACCTATCTCGGCTTTGCCGACGACCCGCCGGAACTGCTGCAGCACCGCATTCGCCAGTCGGCCAACCTGCTGGGCCCGAGCGGCTTCGTGAGCATCGAGGACGGCTCGATGTTCGAGCGGGTGCAAAAGGCCATGGGCGCGCCGGGCGGCGAGATCAACTTCCTGAAGGGCCTCAAGGACAGCCCGGATGGCCACCGCAGCCTGCAGAACGACGAGGCCGGCAACACGCCCTGGTGGGCTTACTACAAGCAGGTGATGGGGCTGTGA
- a CDS encoding alkaline phosphatase family protein codes for MTIVRPTRINAGTPLLIPPDYAHSTLGLTASIEVACGGPGAGTAPLSELPSGALAAKRSVVQLIIDGLGLDYLRQASPDGVLANSILCGLSSVCPATTSAAITSFFTGLAPASHGLLGWFTPFEARDQVVLPLLARVRNGPGLPATDLATLYRSPPLAARLARDCHVVTGRRIAGSAYSRFHAGPAQVHGYRSLSGLFGQLERLVRADGPPRYVHAYWSELDHLAHEHGVASRRTREHLRQIEAQLGRFLKAIAGSDTLLLVTADHGFIDTAPERSLLLNDHPDLAQQLRLPLAGESRLAFVHAKPEQRETLGLDLAEFLGDRATVLSGAQFIAAGFLGPGEHHPALAQRVGDWVVAMADGWTLRDRLPGEKPFMPIGVHGGLSAAELNVPVAVFEA; via the coding sequence TTGACCATCGTCAGGCCGACTCGCATCAATGCCGGCACCCCGCTTCTGATACCACCGGACTATGCCCACAGCACCCTCGGCCTGACGGCATCGATCGAGGTGGCCTGTGGCGGTCCGGGCGCGGGCACGGCGCCGCTGTCCGAACTGCCGTCCGGCGCACTCGCCGCAAAACGCAGCGTGGTGCAGCTGATCATCGACGGGCTGGGCCTGGATTACCTGCGTCAGGCGAGCCCCGATGGAGTGCTTGCAAACAGCATCCTGTGCGGTCTGAGCAGCGTGTGTCCGGCCACCACCTCGGCCGCCATCACCAGCTTTTTCACCGGCCTGGCGCCGGCCAGCCACGGCCTGCTGGGCTGGTTCACGCCATTCGAGGCGCGCGACCAGGTCGTGCTGCCGCTGCTGGCGCGGGTGCGCAACGGGCCGGGCCTTCCGGCAACGGATCTGGCCACGCTCTATCGCAGCCCGCCGTTGGCCGCCCGCCTGGCGCGGGACTGCCATGTGGTCACCGGCCGGCGCATTGCCGGCTCGGCCTACTCGCGCTTCCACGCCGGCCCGGCGCAGGTACACGGCTACCGCTCACTCAGTGGCCTGTTCGGGCAGCTCGAGCGCCTGGTGCGTGCCGACGGCCCGCCCCGCTACGTGCACGCCTACTGGTCGGAACTGGATCACCTGGCGCACGAGCACGGGGTTGCGAGTCGCCGCACACGCGAGCACCTGCGCCAGATCGAGGCTCAGCTGGGGCGGTTCCTGAAAGCCATCGCCGGCAGCGACACGCTGCTGCTGGTGACGGCCGATCACGGCTTCATCGACACCGCGCCCGAGCGCAGCCTGCTGCTGAACGATCACCCGGACCTGGCGCAGCAATTACGCCTGCCGTTGGCCGGCGAATCGCGCCTGGCCTTCGTGCACGCCAAACCGGAGCAGCGCGAGACGCTGGGGCTGGACCTCGCGGAATTTCTGGGCGATCGGGCCACGGTGCTGAGCGGTGCGCAGTTCATCGCGGCCGGTTTTCTGGGGCCAGGCGAGCACCACCCGGCACTCGCGCAGCGGGTCGGCGACTGGGTGGTTGCGATGGCCGACGGCTGGACCCTGCGCGATCGCCTGCCCGGCGAGAAGCCCTTCATGCCGATTGGTGTTCACGGCGGCCTGAGCGCCGCCGAACTGAACGTGCCTGTGGCGGTGTTCGAGGCCTGA
- a CDS encoding CBS domain-containing protein, which yields MPEIRRIMTPFPHAIAADAPVSEAREFLNRHRLHHLPVMDGERLVGIISDRDLKLLLGLDPDYAQRSGLKVRDAMATDVYVVDLNAPLDQVLDTLVARRIGSALVTRKGRLAGVFTVTDACRELARLLREQCPPPPLPPPPGDEAA from the coding sequence ATGCCCGAAATTCGCCGCATCATGACGCCGTTTCCGCACGCCATCGCGGCCGATGCGCCGGTGTCCGAAGCGCGCGAGTTCCTGAACCGGCACCGGCTGCACCATCTGCCGGTCATGGACGGCGAGCGCCTGGTCGGCATCATCAGCGATCGCGACCTGAAGCTGCTGCTGGGCCTGGATCCGGATTATGCGCAGCGCAGCGGTCTCAAGGTGCGCGATGCGATGGCCACGGATGTGTACGTCGTGGACCTTAATGCGCCGCTGGATCAGGTGCTCGACACGCTGGTGGCGCGGCGCATCGGCTCGGCCCTGGTCACCCGCAAGGGCCGCCTGGCCGGCGTGTTCACGGTCACCGACGCCTGCCGTGAGTTGGCGCGGCTGCTGCGCGAGCAGTGCCCGCCGCCGCCCTTGCCGCCGCCGCCCGGTGACGAGGCAGCCTGA
- the arsB gene encoding ACR3 family arsenite efflux transporter, with the protein MKTVCSATKASPLGVFERYLSVWVALAMLVGTLLGNLAPAPFATLARLEYAHVNLPVAVLIWAMIFPMMVSIDFAAVRRVGDRPRGLVITLVVNWLIKPFTMAGIALLFFGPIWGERVGPELAQAYIAGMILLGAAPCTAMVFVWSNLTRGDPNYTLVQVAVNDLIMVFAFAPIVALLLGVTQVTVPWGTLLLSVLLYVVIPLVAGNLTRRRLERRGGVAAVTAFTARIKPLTVVALIATVGLLFAFQARTLVERPLDIVLIAVPLLVQTALIFGIAYLWARAWRVPLAVGAPAALIGTSNFFELAVAVAISLFGLHSGAALATVVGVLVEVPAMLALVALVNRSRDWYRRGAPEVA; encoded by the coding sequence ATGAAGACAGTGTGCTCTGCGACGAAGGCTTCGCCGCTGGGTGTATTCGAGCGTTATCTGAGTGTGTGGGTGGCGCTGGCCATGCTGGTCGGCACGCTGCTGGGCAATCTGGCGCCCGCGCCGTTTGCCACCCTGGCGCGGCTGGAATACGCCCACGTGAACCTGCCGGTGGCGGTGCTGATCTGGGCCATGATCTTCCCGATGATGGTCAGCATCGATTTCGCCGCCGTGCGCCGGGTCGGCGACCGCCCGCGCGGCCTCGTCATCACGCTGGTGGTCAACTGGCTGATCAAGCCGTTCACCATGGCCGGCATCGCGCTGCTGTTCTTCGGTCCGATCTGGGGTGAGCGGGTCGGGCCGGAGCTGGCGCAGGCCTATATCGCCGGCATGATCCTGCTGGGCGCCGCGCCGTGCACGGCGATGGTGTTCGTGTGGAGCAACCTGACGCGCGGCGATCCGAATTACACCCTGGTGCAGGTGGCGGTGAACGACCTGATCATGGTGTTCGCCTTTGCGCCCATCGTGGCGCTGCTGCTGGGCGTCACGCAGGTGACCGTGCCGTGGGGCACGCTGCTGCTGTCGGTGTTGCTGTACGTGGTGATACCGCTGGTGGCGGGCAACCTCACGCGCCGGCGGCTGGAGCGCCGCGGTGGCGTGGCGGCGGTGACGGCATTCACCGCGCGCATCAAGCCGCTGACCGTGGTGGCGCTGATCGCCACCGTCGGGCTGCTGTTCGCGTTTCAGGCGCGCACGCTGGTCGAGCGGCCCCTGGACATCGTGCTGATTGCGGTGCCGCTGCTGGTGCAGACGGCGCTTATTTTCGGCATCGCGTACCTGTGGGCGCGTGCCTGGCGGGTGCCGCTGGCGGTGGGCGCCCCGGCGGCGCTGATCGGCACGTCGAATTTCTTCGAGCTGGCGGTGGCGGTGGCAATCAGCCTGTTTGGCCTGCATTCTGGAGCGGCGCTGGCCACGGTGGTCGGCGTGCTGGTGGAGGTGCCGGCCATGCTGGCCCTGGTCGCCCTGGTCAATCGCAGTCGCGACTGGTACCGGCGCGGCGCGCCGGAGGTCGCCTGA